In the Pseudoalteromonas tunicata genome, one interval contains:
- a CDS encoding MFS transporter, which produces MQLNTVSKPKRRAWLRNTLKSSQKEAVASSTMTATSDNFFNAYAISLGASMAQMGLVTGLPQLFGAAAQLLSVWLASHFKRRTFIVTCALVQACIVAAIAALATLTPDHAVYYFIAFAVCYHGCLNLIQPHWRAWMGTIVPKRRRGAFFASRTRLTMISSLSMFFIGGGILSLTDSLAMTWLGFTLLFSIAAMGRFISAFLLLKMHDPVQKIEAETAVFFNTFANFKSAWKDQTFRHYSLFVGLMQAMVAISAPFFAVYMLEDLKLSYFEFVMTSVASILTQFLTLKFWGRYSDQFGNRLVMIITSSLIPTLPMMWLVSADFYYILLIQAFSGFAWSGFTLSTANYLYDIRPFRSDFATYAALQAALGAAMVFVGAMVGGQIASHAPEVVSYFAISSWQAHPLLLVFVVSSILRAMVTLWFIPRSVEPNIRPRPKLLNVMFRVARFNAISGVSFDWLTIIKKREDKSNDG; this is translated from the coding sequence ATGCAATTAAATACGGTGAGTAAACCAAAAAGACGCGCTTGGTTGCGCAATACTCTGAAAAGCTCTCAAAAAGAAGCGGTCGCTTCTTCTACTATGACAGCGACCAGCGATAACTTCTTTAATGCGTATGCTATTTCTTTGGGAGCTTCGATGGCCCAAATGGGGTTGGTAACGGGTTTGCCACAGCTATTTGGTGCAGCAGCTCAGTTATTGTCTGTTTGGTTGGCAAGTCATTTTAAGCGTCGTACATTTATTGTTACTTGCGCTTTAGTACAGGCATGTATTGTGGCTGCAATAGCCGCACTTGCGACCTTAACTCCTGATCATGCTGTCTATTATTTTATCGCATTTGCCGTGTGTTATCATGGCTGTTTAAATCTTATCCAACCACATTGGCGTGCTTGGATGGGAACAATAGTGCCAAAACGGCGACGAGGTGCTTTTTTCGCTTCCCGTACACGTTTAACCATGATTTCTTCTTTAAGCATGTTTTTTATCGGTGGTGGTATTTTATCTTTAACAGATTCATTGGCGATGACTTGGCTTGGATTTACATTGCTATTTTCTATCGCTGCCATGGGGCGTTTCATATCGGCTTTTTTACTATTGAAAATGCACGATCCAGTGCAAAAGATTGAGGCTGAAACAGCAGTATTTTTTAATACGTTTGCAAATTTTAAATCTGCTTGGAAAGATCAAACTTTTCGTCACTACAGTTTATTTGTAGGCTTAATGCAAGCGATGGTAGCAATCTCGGCGCCATTTTTTGCTGTGTATATGCTCGAAGATCTTAAATTAAGCTATTTTGAATTTGTGATGACCAGCGTGGCGTCAATCCTTACTCAGTTTTTAACGTTGAAGTTTTGGGGTCGTTATAGTGACCAGTTTGGAAATCGTTTAGTGATGATCATTACCAGTAGCCTCATTCCGACATTACCAATGATGTGGCTTGTTTCTGCTGATTTTTATTACATCTTATTAATCCAAGCATTTTCGGGTTTTGCGTGGAGTGGCTTTACGCTCAGTACCGCAAACTATCTATATGATATTCGCCCGTTTCGCTCTGACTTTGCTACCTATGCAGCATTGCAAGCAGCGTTAGGTGCAGCAATGGTATTTGTTGGTGCAATGGTTGGTGGACAAATTGCCTCACATGCGCCAGAAGTCGTGAGTTATTTTGCGATTAGCAGCTGGCAAGCTCATCCCTTGCTGTTAGTTTTTGTGGTGTCGAGTATTCTGCGGGCAATGGTCACGTTATGGTTTATCCCGCGTTCAGTAGAACCGAATATTCGTCCTCGTCCTAAATTGCTTAATGTTATGTTTAGAGTCGCCCGATTTAATGCTATTTCAGGTGTCAGCTTCGATTGGTTAACGATTATAAAAAAACGTGAAGATAAAAGTAACGATGGCTAA
- a CDS encoding DUF1289 domain-containing protein, producing MKKLKPSQLKTACIGQCHRLSGYCTGCGRTEDEIYDWILLTQRERDVILATPRADAHLSKKDTAK from the coding sequence GAAAAAATTAAAACCGAGCCAATTAAAAACTGCCTGTATTGGCCAATGCCATCGTTTAAGTGGCTATTGTACGGGCTGCGGTCGCACTGAAGATGAAATTTATGATTGGATTTTATTAACCCAGCGCGAGCGTGATGTTATTTTAGCCACCCCTCGCGCTGATGCTCATCTTAGCAAAAAAGATACCGCAAAATAA
- a CDS encoding M61 family metallopeptidase, with protein MNKLSPLASFLLLLSSGTVFADVNYKLEINQPEHHLSNVAVQFPKTAQSYLDVKLPSWRTGRYEELNLANGVRFFEAKDASGQALKWHKIEKSTWRVELPEPASITVNYQVYANELGNRSRHIDDSHAYIDASGFFMYSESFRDEPVTVQLEVPKKWRSVSGLKSGKNKHSFVAPNVDVLIDSPIETGINQWFEFEVDGRQYELVIWGHGNYDVDLMLTDLKKLVKTGDAIWQGYPFERYVFMVHATSGARGATEHLNSTIIQRYRESFHKRDDYLEFISTAAHEFIHTWNVKAYRPQGLVPYDYINPNYSRMLWISEGSTSYLEDHLLLRSGIKTTKELYKGLAKSINRHLETPGREVQSAADTSFDKWINQGGDHGRNFSTNIYSEGSLISLALDIDMLEKTQGKKSYRDVHNALYQDFALPKGFTEQDVKNILQQLTGIDYATWWAQNVDSPANLDFDRLLGVIGLELVYPKESKFVADAEFSARSGSELPTLTAVKRNGAAWQAGLTSGDVIVAVNGHKVPADLKGYFEQFKIGEKIAVDFFRRDTLLKTDLVLAQKSDKDKVIQVVSEPTEQQKLLYKAWIGLDLETK; from the coding sequence GTGAACAAACTATCACCATTAGCCTCTTTTTTACTGCTTTTATCGTCAGGAACAGTCTTCGCTGATGTTAATTATAAGCTCGAAATTAATCAGCCAGAACACCACCTTTCTAATGTTGCTGTGCAATTTCCTAAAACGGCACAATCTTATCTAGATGTAAAGTTACCTTCTTGGCGAACTGGTCGATACGAAGAACTTAATTTAGCCAATGGTGTACGTTTTTTTGAAGCTAAAGATGCCAGTGGTCAAGCACTGAAGTGGCATAAAATTGAAAAAAGCACGTGGCGGGTTGAATTACCTGAGCCTGCGAGTATTACCGTCAACTATCAAGTTTATGCTAATGAGCTTGGTAATCGTTCGCGTCATATTGACGATAGCCATGCCTATATTGATGCTTCAGGTTTTTTTATGTACAGCGAGAGCTTTAGGGATGAGCCCGTCACGGTGCAATTGGAAGTGCCTAAAAAGTGGCGAAGTGTCTCTGGTTTAAAATCGGGTAAAAATAAACATTCATTTGTAGCGCCTAATGTCGATGTTCTTATTGATTCTCCAATCGAAACCGGTATTAATCAGTGGTTTGAGTTTGAAGTGGATGGCCGACAATATGAATTAGTTATCTGGGGCCACGGTAACTATGATGTTGATTTAATGCTCACTGATTTAAAAAAGTTAGTTAAAACGGGCGATGCGATCTGGCAAGGTTATCCATTTGAGCGTTATGTTTTTATGGTACACGCAACTTCGGGTGCACGTGGTGCAACTGAGCATTTAAATTCAACTATTATCCAACGATACCGTGAAAGTTTTCACAAACGTGACGATTATCTGGAGTTTATCTCAACAGCAGCTCATGAGTTTATTCATACTTGGAATGTTAAAGCATATCGACCTCAAGGCTTAGTTCCTTATGATTATATCAATCCAAATTACAGCCGCATGTTATGGATTTCTGAAGGTTCAACCAGTTATTTAGAAGATCATTTATTATTACGTAGCGGTATTAAAACAACCAAGGAGCTTTACAAGGGCTTAGCCAAATCGATTAATCGTCATCTTGAAACACCTGGAAGAGAAGTGCAGTCTGCAGCCGATACTAGTTTTGATAAATGGATTAACCAAGGGGGCGATCATGGTCGCAACTTTAGTACCAATATCTATTCTGAAGGGTCATTGATTTCATTGGCACTTGATATCGATATGCTTGAGAAAACTCAAGGTAAAAAAAGCTACCGTGATGTACATAATGCGCTATACCAAGATTTTGCCTTACCCAAAGGATTTACAGAACAAGATGTTAAAAACATTTTACAACAGTTAACAGGTATTGATTATGCAACTTGGTGGGCACAAAACGTTGATTCGCCAGCCAATTTAGACTTTGATCGTCTGCTTGGCGTTATAGGTCTTGAATTGGTTTATCCTAAAGAGAGTAAATTTGTTGCTGATGCTGAATTTTCTGCACGCAGTGGTAGTGAACTTCCAACTCTTACAGCGGTAAAACGAAATGGTGCAGCTTGGCAAGCGGGTTTAACATCAGGTGATGTAATCGTTGCTGTTAATGGCCACAAAGTACCGGCTGATTTAAAAGGTTACTTTGAACAATTTAAAATTGGTGAAAAAATAGCGGTAGATTTTTTTAGACGTGATACCTTACTCAAAACTGATTTAGTCTTAGCCCAAAAGTCTGATAAAGATAAAGTAATTCAAGTTGTTAGTGAGCCAACAGAACAACAAAAATTATTATATAAAGCATGGATTGGTTTAGATTTAGAAACTAAATAA